The proteins below come from a single Limnobaculum xujianqingii genomic window:
- the secY gene encoding preprotein translocase subunit SecY: MAKQPGLDFQSAKGGIGELKRRLLFVVGALIVFRIGSFIPIPGIDATVLAKLVEEQRGTIIDMFNMFSGGALSRASVFALGIMPYISASIIVQLLTVVHPKLAELKKEGESGRRKISQYTRYGTLVLAIFQSVGIATGLPNMGMPGLVINPGFAFYFTAVVSLVTGTMFLMWLGEQVTERGIGNGISIIIFAGIVAGLPPAIGQTIEQARQGDLHVLLLLLVAVLVFAVTFFVVFVERGQRRIVVNYAKRQQGRRVYAAQSTHLPLKVNMAGVIPAIFASSIILFPATIASWFGGGTGWNWLTTISMYLQPGQPLYVLLYAAAIIFFCFFYTALVFNPRETADNLKKSGAFVPGIRPGEQTAKYIDKVMTRLTFVGAMYITFICLIPEFMRDAMKVPFNFGGTSLLIVVVVIMDFMAQVQTLMMSSQYESALKKANLKGYGR, from the coding sequence ATGGCTAAGCAACCAGGATTAGATTTTCAAAGTGCAAAAGGCGGAATAGGCGAGCTTAAGCGCAGACTCTTATTTGTTGTCGGTGCTCTGATCGTGTTCCGTATCGGCTCTTTCATTCCAATTCCTGGTATTGACGCCACTGTGCTTGCTAAGTTAGTCGAAGAGCAGAGAGGCACCATCATTGACATGTTTAACATGTTCTCTGGTGGCGCCCTCAGTCGTGCTTCTGTCTTCGCGCTCGGTATTATGCCGTACATTTCGGCTTCTATTATCGTGCAGCTGTTAACTGTGGTTCATCCTAAGTTAGCGGAATTGAAGAAAGAGGGCGAGTCTGGCCGTCGCAAGATTAGCCAGTACACTCGATATGGTACGTTGGTTCTGGCCATATTCCAGTCAGTCGGTATCGCTACCGGTTTGCCGAATATGGGAATGCCAGGTCTGGTAATTAATCCAGGTTTTGCGTTCTACTTTACTGCTGTTGTGAGCTTAGTGACGGGGACTATGTTCCTGATGTGGCTGGGTGAGCAGGTGACTGAAAGGGGTATCGGTAACGGTATTTCTATCATCATTTTTGCAGGTATTGTTGCTGGTTTACCACCTGCTATTGGACAGACTATCGAGCAAGCTCGGCAGGGTGACTTACATGTTCTTCTGCTGCTGTTGGTTGCGGTTTTAGTATTCGCAGTTACTTTCTTTGTTGTGTTTGTTGAACGTGGTCAGCGTCGTATCGTCGTTAACTATGCAAAACGCCAACAAGGTCGCCGCGTTTATGCTGCACAAAGTACCCATTTACCGTTGAAAGTGAACATGGCCGGTGTAATACCTGCGATTTTTGCTTCAAGTATCATTCTGTTCCCTGCTACAATTGCCTCATGGTTCGGTGGTGGTACTGGTTGGAACTGGTTGACAACTATTTCTATGTATTTGCAACCCGGACAGCCACTTTATGTGTTACTCTATGCGGCCGCGATCATATTCTTCTGTTTCTTCTATACAGCGTTGGTTTTCAACCCTCGTGAAACAGCAGATAACCTGAAGAAGTCCGGTGCGTTTGTACCAGGGATTCGTCCGGGAGAGCAAACGGCTAAATATATCGATAAAGTAATGACTCGGTTAACCTTTGTTGGTGCTATGTACATTACCTTTATCTGCCTGATCCCGGAGTTTATGCGTGACGCAATGAAAGTACCTTTCAACTTTGGTGGTACTTCACTACTTATCGTCGTTGTCGTCATCATGGACTTTATGGCTCAAGTGCAAACTCTGATGATGTCGAGTCAATATGAGTCTGCATTGAAGAAAGCAAATCTGAAAGGCTATGGCCGTTAA
- the rplO gene encoding 50S ribosomal protein L15 translates to MRLNTLAPAEGAKHAAKRLGRGIGSGLGKTGGRGHKGQKSRSGGGVRRGFEGGQMPLYRRLPKFGFTSRKAMITAEVRLSELALVEGEVIDLNALKAANVVGIQIEFAKVMLSGEISRPVTVRGLRVTKGARAAIEAAGGKIEE, encoded by the coding sequence ATGCGTTTAAATACTCTGGCTCCGGCCGAAGGTGCAAAACACGCTGCTAAGCGTTTAGGTCGTGGTATTGGTTCTGGCCTGGGTAAAACCGGCGGCCGTGGTCACAAAGGTCAGAAGTCTCGTTCTGGCGGTGGCGTACGTCGTGGTTTTGAAGGCGGCCAAATGCCTTTATATCGTCGTTTACCGAAATTCGGTTTTACTTCTCGTAAAGCAATGATCACGGCAGAAGTTCGTCTGTCTGAACTGGCTTTAGTTGAAGGCGAAGTTATTGACCTGAATGCGCTGAAAGCGGCAAACGTAGTTGGCATTCAAATTGAATTCGCGAAAGTTATGCTTTCTGGCGAAATCAGTCGTCCAGTTACTGTACGCGGTCTGCGTGTTACCAAAGGCGCTCGTGCTGCAATCGAAGCCGCTGGCGGGAAAATTGAGGAATAA
- the rpmD gene encoding 50S ribosomal protein L30, producing the protein MAKTIKVTQIRSSIGRLPKHKATLVGLGLRRIGHTVEREDTPAVRGMINLVSYMVKVEE; encoded by the coding sequence ATGGCAAAGACTATTAAAGTTACTCAAATTCGCAGCTCCATCGGCCGTTTGCCTAAACATAAGGCAACTCTGGTCGGTTTAGGTCTGCGTCGCATCGGTCACACCGTAGAGCGCGAGGATACTCCTGCTGTACGTGGCATGATCAACCTGGTTTCTTACATGGTTAAAGTGGAGGAGTAA
- the rpsE gene encoding 30S ribosomal protein S5 yields MSHIEKQAGELQEKLIAVNRVSKTVKGGRIFSFTALTVVGDGNGRVGFGYGKAREVPAAIQKAMEKARRNMMNVALNNGTLQHPVKGAHTGSRVFMQPAFEGTGIIAGGAMRAVLEVAGVRNVLAKAYGSTNPINVVRATIDALENMKSPEMVAAKRGKTVEDILG; encoded by the coding sequence ATGTCTCACATCGAGAAACAAGCTGGCGAACTGCAGGAAAAGCTGATCGCGGTTAACCGCGTATCTAAAACCGTTAAAGGTGGTCGTATTTTTAGCTTCACCGCACTAACTGTAGTGGGTGATGGCAACGGCCGTGTTGGTTTTGGTTACGGTAAAGCGCGTGAAGTTCCAGCAGCGATCCAGAAAGCGATGGAAAAAGCCCGTCGTAACATGATGAATGTTGCATTAAACAACGGAACTCTGCAGCACCCTGTTAAAGGTGCTCATACTGGTTCTCGCGTATTCATGCAGCCAGCATTCGAAGGTACCGGTATTATCGCCGGCGGTGCAATGCGCGCCGTTCTGGAAGTCGCCGGAGTACGTAACGTATTAGCTAAGGCTTATGGTTCAACTAACCCGATTAACGTGGTTCGTGCAACTATTGATGCCTTGGAGAATATGAAGTCTCCTGAGATGGTTGCTGCCAAGCGCGGTAAAACTGTCGAAGACATTCTGGGGTAA
- the rplR gene encoding 50S ribosomal protein L18 gives MDKKAARIRRATRARRKIKELCATRLVVHRTPRHIYAQIIAPNGSEVLAAASTVEKAIAEQVKYTGNKDAAAAVGKAIAERALAKEITKVSFDRSGFQYHGRVQALADAAREAGLQF, from the coding sequence ATGGATAAGAAAGCAGCTCGTATCCGTCGTGCGACCCGCGCACGTCGTAAGATTAAAGAACTGTGTGCGACTCGCCTGGTGGTTCACCGTACTCCGCGCCATATTTATGCGCAGATTATCGCACCAAACGGTTCTGAAGTTCTGGCAGCCGCTTCTACAGTAGAAAAGGCTATCGCAGAACAAGTGAAGTATACCGGAAACAAAGATGCAGCAGCAGCAGTAGGTAAAGCTATCGCTGAGCGTGCATTAGCTAAAGAGATTACGAAAGTATCTTTTGACCGCTCTGGTTTCCAATATCATGGTAGAGTCCAGGCGCTGGCAGATGCTGCCCGCGAAGCTGGCCTTCAGTTCTAA
- the rplF gene encoding 50S ribosomal protein L6 has translation MSRVAKAPVVIPAGVEVKLNGQVITIKGKNGELSRTVHDSVEVKQENNAITFAPREGFVDGWAQAGTVRSLINGMVIGVTEGFTKKLQLVGVGYRAAVKGDVVNLALGFSHPIDHKLPAGITAECPSQTEIILKGADKQVIGQIAAELRAYRRPEPYKGKGVRYADEVVRTKEAKKK, from the coding sequence ATGTCTCGTGTTGCAAAAGCACCCGTCGTTATTCCTGCTGGCGTAGAGGTAAAACTCAACGGTCAGGTTATAACTATTAAGGGTAAAAACGGCGAGCTGTCGCGTACAGTCCATGATTCCGTTGAAGTTAAACAGGAAAATAATGCAATTACTTTCGCTCCACGCGAAGGTTTTGTAGACGGATGGGCCCAAGCGGGTACCGTACGTTCTCTGATTAACGGAATGGTGATCGGTGTTACTGAAGGCTTCACTAAGAAGCTACAGCTGGTAGGCGTAGGTTACCGTGCAGCAGTTAAAGGTGATGTGGTGAATTTAGCTTTAGGCTTTTCTCATCCTATTGACCATAAACTGCCAGCAGGCATTACTGCTGAATGTCCAAGCCAAACTGAAATCATCCTGAAAGGGGCTGATAAGCAGGTAATTGGTCAAATCGCAGCAGAATTGCGTGCCTACCGTCGTCCTGAGCCATATAAAGGCAAGGGTGTCCGTTACGCCGACGAAGTCGTGCGTACCAAAGAGGCTAAGAAGAAGTAA
- the rpsH gene encoding 30S ribosomal protein S8, whose translation MSMQDPIADMLTRIRNGQAANKVAVTMPSSKLKVAIAKVLKEEGYIEDYKIEGDTKPELELVLKYFQGAPVVESIQRISRPGLRIYKRKDELPKVMAGLGIAVISTSKGVMTDRAARQAGLGGEIICYVA comes from the coding sequence ATGAGCATGCAAGATCCGATCGCGGATATGCTGACCCGTATCCGAAACGGTCAGGCCGCGAACAAAGTTGCGGTCACTATGCCTTCCTCCAAGCTAAAAGTGGCTATTGCCAAAGTGCTGAAGGAAGAAGGTTATATTGAAGATTACAAAATTGAAGGCGACACCAAGCCTGAACTGGAATTAGTACTTAAGTACTTCCAGGGAGCGCCTGTTGTAGAAAGTATTCAGCGAATCAGCCGTCCAGGTCTGCGCATCTATAAAAGAAAAGATGAGCTGCCAAAAGTTATGGCTGGTTTAGGTATTGCTGTTATTTCTACTTCTAAAGGTGTCATGACCGATCGTGCAGCTCGCCAGGCAGGACTTGGTGGCGAGATTATCTGCTACGTAGCTTAA
- the rpsN gene encoding 30S ribosomal protein S14 gives MAKQSMKAREVKRVKLADKFYAKRTELKAIISDVNASDEDRWNAVLKLQTLPRDSSPSRQRNRCRQTGRPHGVLRKFGLSRIKVREAAMRGEIPGLKKASW, from the coding sequence ATGGCTAAGCAATCAATGAAAGCACGTGAAGTTAAACGTGTGAAGTTAGCAGACAAGTTCTACGCAAAGCGTACTGAACTTAAAGCGATTATCTCTGATGTGAATGCATCCGATGAAGACCGTTGGAATGCAGTGCTCAAACTGCAAACTCTTCCACGTGATTCCAGTCCAAGCCGTCAACGTAACCGTTGTCGTCAAACAGGCCGCCCACACGGTGTTCTGCGTAAATTTGGATTGAGTCGTATCAAGGTCCGTGAAGCCGCAATGCGCGGTGAAATCCCGGGTCTGAAAAAGGCTAGTTGGTAA